The following are encoded together in the Oncorhynchus masou masou isolate Uvic2021 chromosome 5, UVic_Omas_1.1, whole genome shotgun sequence genome:
- the LOC135540317 gene encoding suppressor of tumorigenicity 7 protein-like isoform X2: MEDATSSNPQSLGFTDKLKSWLSWSWTYICAVWFAMVLTMIYVLRSPLKLQDTLTSASVFLNTLTPKFYVALTGTSSLISGLILIFEWWYFRKYGTSFIEQVSVSHLRPLLGGVESSSTTGLFSSVNGEAEPRPSVSECKVWRNPLNLFRGAEYSRYTWVTGKEPLTYYDMNLSAQDHQTFFTGDTQQIKAEDTVMQKAWRERNPQARIRAAYQAIEMNHECAAAYVLLAEEEATTITEAERLFKQALRSAGKDINLLVYIKRRLAMCARKLGRIKEAVKMMRDLMKEFPLLGMLNIHENLLEALLELQAYADVQAVLAKYDDISLPKSATICYTSALLKARAVSEKFSPEAASRRGLSTAEMNAVEAIHRAVEFNPHVPKYLLEMKSLILPPEHILKRGDSEAVAYAFFHLQHWKRAEGALNLLHCTWEGTFRIIPYPLEKGHLFYPYPGCTETADRELLPTFHEVSVYPKKELPFFILFTAGLCSFTAMLAMLTHQFPELMGVFVKAVKKSEWRSWTGVVTRGLRL; this comes from the exons ATGGAGGACGCGACCAGCAGTAATCCTCAATCTCTTGGATTTACAGATAAATTAAAATCATGGTTGTCCTGGTCATGGACATACATATGTGCCGTTTGGTTTGCTATGGTTTTAACTATGATCTATGTTCTGCGAAGCCCCTTGAAACTGCAGGACACTCTTACCTCAG CATCTGTGTTCTTGAATACACTGACCCCTAAATTCTATGTGGCACTCACTGGAACATCCTCTCTCATCTCTGGCCTAATCTTG ATATTTGAGTGGTGGTACTTCCGTAAGTATGGAACCTCATTCATCGAGCAGGTGTCTGTTAGCCATCTGCGACCCCTCCTAGGTGGGGTGGAGAGCAGCTCAACCACTGGCCTGTTCTCCTCAGTCAACGGAGAGGCTGAGCCCAGACCCAGTGTCTCAG AGTGTAAAGTTTGGAGGAATCCATTAAATCTATTCAGAGGAGCAGAATACAGCAG GTACACCTGGGTGACTGGAAAGGAGCCTTTGACGTACTACGATATGAACCTGTCTGCTCAAGACCACCAGACTTTCTTCACTGGTGACACTCAGCAAATCAAGGCTGAAGATACTG TGATGCAGAAGGCCTGGAGGGAGAGGAATCCCCAAGCCAGGATAAGAGCAGCTTACCAGGCCATAGAGATGAACCACGA GTGTGCTGCTGCCTATGTGCTACTGGCAGAGGAGGAAGCCACCACCATCacagaggctgagaggctgtTTAAACAAGCCCTGCGAAGTG CTGGCAAAGACATCAACTTGCTGGTGTACATCAAACGCAGACTGGCCATGTGTGCACGCAAGCTGGGACGCATCAAGGAGGCAGTGAAAATGATGAGAGAT TTAATGAAAGAATTCCCACTGTTGGGAATGTTGAATATACATGAAAACCTCCTGGAGGCACTACTGGAGCTGCAGGCCTACGCTGATGTACAAGCAGTCCTCGCCAAATATGACG ATATCAGCTTGCCAAAGTCAGCCACTATATGCTACACATCTGCACTGCTGAAAGCACGGGCTGTATCAGAGAA GTTTTCTCCTGAGGCAGCATCCCGGCGGGGCCTGAGCACTGCAGAGATGAACgctgtggaggctatacacagagctgtggAGTTTAACCCACATGTGCCAAAG TATTTATTAGAGATGAAGAGTCTGATCCTGCCTCCAGAACACATCCTGAAGAGGGGGGACAGCGAGGCGGTGGCCTACGCCTTTTTTCACCTGCAGCATTGGAAGAGGGCCGAGGGAGCCTTAAACCTGCTGCACTGCACCTGGGAAGGCA CTTTTCGGATAATTCCCTACCCTCTAGAGAAGGGTCACCTGTTTTACCCCTACCCTGGGTGCACAGAAACAGCAGATCGGGAACTGCTGCCGA CCTTCCATGAGGTGTCTGTGTACCCGAAGAAAGAGCTTCCCTTCTTCATCCTCTTCACAGCGGGCCTTTGCTCCTTCACAGCCATGCTGGCCATGCTCACACACCAGTTCCCTGAGCTCATGGGTGTCTTTGTCAAAGCA gtgaagaagtcggagtggaggtcctggactggcgtggttacacgtggtctgcggttgtga
- the LOC135540317 gene encoding suppressor of tumorigenicity 7 protein-like isoform X1 has protein sequence MEDATSSNPQSLGFTDKLKSWLSWSWTYICAVWFAMVLTMIYVLRSPLKLQDTLTSASVFLNTLTPKFYVALTGTSSLISGLILIFEWWYFRKYGTSFIEQVSVSHLRPLLGGVESSSTTGLFSSVNGEAEPRPSVSECKVWRNPLNLFRGAEYSRYTWVTGKEPLTYYDMNLSAQDHQTFFTGDTQQIKAEDTVMQKAWRERNPQARIRAAYQAIEMNHECAAAYVLLAEEEATTITEAERLFKQALRSAGKDINLLVYIKRRLAMCARKLGRIKEAVKMMRDLMKEFPLLGMLNIHENLLEALLELQAYADVQAVLAKYDDISLPKSATICYTSALLKARAVSEKFSPEAASRRGLSTAEMNAVEAIHRAVEFNPHVPKYLLEMKSLILPPEHILKRGDSEAVAYAFFHLQHWKRAEGALNLLHCTWEGTFRIIPYPLEKGHLFYPYPGCTETADRELLPTFHEVSVYPKKELPFFILFTAGLCSFTAMLAMLTHQFPELMGVFVKAFFSTLFTPLGFFADKMESFMPSSFWHQLTRI, from the exons ATGGAGGACGCGACCAGCAGTAATCCTCAATCTCTTGGATTTACAGATAAATTAAAATCATGGTTGTCCTGGTCATGGACATACATATGTGCCGTTTGGTTTGCTATGGTTTTAACTATGATCTATGTTCTGCGAAGCCCCTTGAAACTGCAGGACACTCTTACCTCAG CATCTGTGTTCTTGAATACACTGACCCCTAAATTCTATGTGGCACTCACTGGAACATCCTCTCTCATCTCTGGCCTAATCTTG ATATTTGAGTGGTGGTACTTCCGTAAGTATGGAACCTCATTCATCGAGCAGGTGTCTGTTAGCCATCTGCGACCCCTCCTAGGTGGGGTGGAGAGCAGCTCAACCACTGGCCTGTTCTCCTCAGTCAACGGAGAGGCTGAGCCCAGACCCAGTGTCTCAG AGTGTAAAGTTTGGAGGAATCCATTAAATCTATTCAGAGGAGCAGAATACAGCAG GTACACCTGGGTGACTGGAAAGGAGCCTTTGACGTACTACGATATGAACCTGTCTGCTCAAGACCACCAGACTTTCTTCACTGGTGACACTCAGCAAATCAAGGCTGAAGATACTG TGATGCAGAAGGCCTGGAGGGAGAGGAATCCCCAAGCCAGGATAAGAGCAGCTTACCAGGCCATAGAGATGAACCACGA GTGTGCTGCTGCCTATGTGCTACTGGCAGAGGAGGAAGCCACCACCATCacagaggctgagaggctgtTTAAACAAGCCCTGCGAAGTG CTGGCAAAGACATCAACTTGCTGGTGTACATCAAACGCAGACTGGCCATGTGTGCACGCAAGCTGGGACGCATCAAGGAGGCAGTGAAAATGATGAGAGAT TTAATGAAAGAATTCCCACTGTTGGGAATGTTGAATATACATGAAAACCTCCTGGAGGCACTACTGGAGCTGCAGGCCTACGCTGATGTACAAGCAGTCCTCGCCAAATATGACG ATATCAGCTTGCCAAAGTCAGCCACTATATGCTACACATCTGCACTGCTGAAAGCACGGGCTGTATCAGAGAA GTTTTCTCCTGAGGCAGCATCCCGGCGGGGCCTGAGCACTGCAGAGATGAACgctgtggaggctatacacagagctgtggAGTTTAACCCACATGTGCCAAAG TATTTATTAGAGATGAAGAGTCTGATCCTGCCTCCAGAACACATCCTGAAGAGGGGGGACAGCGAGGCGGTGGCCTACGCCTTTTTTCACCTGCAGCATTGGAAGAGGGCCGAGGGAGCCTTAAACCTGCTGCACTGCACCTGGGAAGGCA CTTTTCGGATAATTCCCTACCCTCTAGAGAAGGGTCACCTGTTTTACCCCTACCCTGGGTGCACAGAAACAGCAGATCGGGAACTGCTGCCGA CCTTCCATGAGGTGTCTGTGTACCCGAAGAAAGAGCTTCCCTTCTTCATCCTCTTCACAGCGGGCCTTTGCTCCTTCACAGCCATGCTGGCCATGCTCACACACCAGTTCCCTGAGCTCATGGGTGTCTTTGTCAAAGCA TTCTTCAGCACCCTCTTCACACCCCTGGGTTTCTTCGCAGACAAGATGGAGAGCTTCATGCCATCCAGTTTCTGGCATCAGCTGACTCGAATCTGA